The genomic DNA GAGACGGCGCCATGATCCTGGCCCGCATGAGCCGCGCGCTCGCGATCTCAGCGGTGCTCGTTCTTGTGGCGGCGGAGGTGAACTTTGCCGCGCCCCCGGGCCCTCCCGCGCTCGCGCCCGCGCGGATCTTGCAGCTGGCGCTCGACGCTCCCCGCCTCGTGGACTACGAGGGGACGAAGGTGGTGACCGCGCTCAGGGGAGGGCGGATGGAGACGATCACGGTCGCGGAGTCTCACAAGCGGCCCGACTCGATCCGTCTGGAGTACCTCTCGCCGGAGGATCTGGCCGGCCGGCTGATCGTGGACAACGGCGCGGTGACCTGGCACTACGAGCCCCGGCTGAACATGGCGTTCGAGGGACCCACTCTTGAGGGCGGCGTCTTGAGCCGGGATCTCACCATGCTGCTGCGCAACTACCGAGTGACCGCGCTCGGCGTCGAGGACGTGATCGGGCGCCAGGCCTATGTCATCGCCCTCGATCCCGTCAAGTCCGGGGTGCGGCGCCAGCTGTGGGTGGATCGCGCCACCGGGACCGTGCTGCGCAGCGAGGAACGGGATCCGTCGCGGGGCGTAATCCTCAGCACCTACTTTTCGCGCATCAGCTTCAGCCTGAATCAGCCAGAGGCGTACTTCCAGTTTCGGATGCCGGCCGGGGCTAGGCTGTTCAAGATGTTTGCGACCGAGGCGGGCTCGACGAGCCCGGCCGCTCTCCAGGCCCGGGTGCGGTTCCCGGTGCTCATCCCTCCCGTGCTCCCCGAGGGGTACACGTTCCGGGGCGGGGCGCTGAGCCGGTTCGGGAGCCTCGAATCGGTGTACCTCCGCTACAGCAACGGCGGCAACCTCATCTCGTTCTTTGAGGCGCCTGCGGGATCGATCGGATGGCCGTCGGCAGGGCAGCGGACCACGGTCGAAGGGCGGCCGGCGCGGCTCGTCGATCTCGGATACTTTCGGGTGTTGATCTGGGAGCAGCGTGGCCTCCGCGTGACAGCGGTGGGCACGGCTCCGACCGAGACGCTGCTGACCGTGGCCGGACACATCGCCGCCGGGCGGGAGCAGGCGCTGGTCCACGACGTCTCGACCAGGATCCAGAGTGATCCCACGACGGTCAGCAAGCTCCGTGGTGAGGGGCTGACCTTTCCCGAAGTCGCGCGGACGATCGTGCTCTCCCAGCGGCTCGGCACGGATCTGCCCACCACCGTTCGGTTCGTCCGAGGGAGCATGACCGCGACCGACCTGGCCGGCAAGTTGGGGATGCGGCCGGAGACGCTCCAGAAGACAGTGGAGCAGGCCGCCGGTGAGCTCAAGGGCATTCCCGCGCTTAAGCCACCGCGTTGACCGATCCGGGGGCGTCATGTCGGCGCCCCCTCGCCGGCCGGCGCGCCGCCCGAGGAACCTTTTCGCGCCTCTGCCACGTTACTCTAGACATGACGCGGTCCTTCGCACGACGCCATGCTGCGCTCGCCGGGCTCCTCGCCGTGCTGGTCACCGGTCCGCTGGTCACCGCGGCCTCGGTTGCCGGAACGCCGGCACCGCTTTCCAAGGGTTGGGGCTGGATGCTCGCCGCCGGGACCGTCTCCGGCGTGGATCCCAACGCCCGCACGGCAACGCTGGCGATCGCTGGGCAGGGCCGGCTCGAGACGTCTGAAGGCGGAGGCAACTGGCGCCGCCAGTTGGTGACCGGTTCTCAGCTCGTGCACCTGCTGCCGGAGACGGTGATCGCGGACGGCGGCGACGAACCCGCGACGCTTGCGGCGATTCACCCCGGCGCTCCCGCCTCGGTGTGGGGGGTCGTGAAACCGGATGCCTCCGTGCTCGGGCTCAAGGTTCTGATGACGCCCCCAGTTCCCCGTCAGTCGCCCGCGTTCTCCCTCACCACGTCACGGCCGGGTGGCGTGTCGGGAGCGGTGCTCCGCTCGTCGGGCGGGATGCTCGAGCTGGTGAGCGCCCAGGGAGCCCGCCGGAGCGTCATCGTGACCGGGGCCACGACCGTGCGGAAGGCGTCCGGGATCGTCACAGCGGCCATGATCGCGCCGTACGATGTCGTGCGGGTAGACGGGGCGGTCAACGCCGACGGCAGCGTCGCGGCGACTCGCATCGAGGTGGAGCTGGAGGCGGCCGCTGCCGCGAAGGTGTCCGGCCCGTTGGATCAGGTCTTTCAGGAGCTCGAAGGCCTGGTCGTGGGCGGCGTGCTGGTCCCGATTCCCACGGGGTGCTACTTCATCAAGGGATCCGGGCCCGGGGCGTTCAAGCAGTTGACGCCCGGACAACCGGTGACCGTGTACGGCGTGCCGATCTCCGCCGGGACCGCATTCGTGGGCCTGCGCGCGCGCGTCATCGTCTGGCGGTAGACGCTCGGAACGTTCTCTCACGGGTGGTGCGCTCGTGGAGATCCGCGTCCTACAGAGGCAGATCGAGGCCACGTTCGGGACGCGCGATCGATCCCGAGGCGCCGATGGGACGTTTCGTCGCCTCGTCGAGGAAGTCGGGGAGGTGGCCAAGGCGCTCCGCGCCGCGGATCGATCCGCGCTCACCCTCGAACTTGCCGATGTCGTCGCGTGGACTCTGAGCGTGGCGGCGTTGCACGGGATCGATCTGGACGGCGCGCTCGAGCGGTTCAGCCGAGGATGCCCGCGCTGCGGCGCGTCCCCCTGTCGCTGTCCCGCCGATCCCGGCGTCCTCTGACCCCGGCGCGTGCCTCACGAATCCCGAGGAGCGAAGAGCAGGAGCATGTCCCGCACGAGAGACGCGGCGATGACCGGGGTGCGCCCTCCGGGATCCCAGGGTGGGGCCACCTCGACGATGTCCATCCCGACAATGTGGTGGCCGCTCAGGCTGCGCAGCGCGGCGAAGAGCTCGGGATACACCGCCCCGTCCGGTTCAGGGTTGCCGGTTCCCGGTGCCACCGACGGATCGAGCACGTCGATATCGACGCTGAGATACAGCGGCCGCGACCGAAGCGTCGCCAGCAATGGGTCCGGAAGGGACACTCCGCGGGACACGTGCAGGCTGCGCGACCGCGCGAGAGCGAACTCCTCCCGGGTTCCCGCGCGGATCCCCAACTGCACGAGCGGGCATCCTTCGTCCAGGATCCGGCGCATCACCGTCGCATGGCCGATGGGGTGTCCCTGATACGCGTCTCGCAGGTCGGTGTGTGCATCCCACTGGATGACGACGAGGTCATGGTGGCGCGCGATCAGGGCCTGGACCGCGCCCAGCGTGATCGTGTGCTCGCCCCCCAGCAGGAACGGGAGGCCGGGGCCGAGGTGGCGGCGGATCGCCCGGACCATGGCTGCGGGATCGAGGGTTTCCAGTTGAAGGTCGCCGCCGTCGACGAACGGCAGGTGCTCGAGGTCGCGGTCGATGAGGGGACTGTACGTCTCGATGCTCTCCGACGCCCAACGGATCGCCGTCGGGCCCCACCGGCTGCCCCTGCGAAACGACGAGGTCGCATCGTAGGGAACGCCGATGAGCGTGGGGGCGGGCCCGGGCACCTCCCCGGGAGCGCGCGAGGCCAGGAAGGTCACTCGGCCTCGATGTCGCCCCGCAGGTACGGAGGCAGGTCGAACGCAGCGTGGTGCCTGGAGGGCGTGTAGTATTTGAGCGCGAATCCCGCCACCCGCCGTGCGATGTCGACGTCCCGAACCCGCGCCGGGTCGGGCGCCAGACTTCCGATCGTGAACGACCAGAGGACGCCGGGGTACGCCATCACCGTCGCGACACACGTCCGGATGACAGGAAACGACGGACGCAGATGCCGCCGTACCATCCGGACCAGTTCCTGCTGATACACCGCGGACCCGGATTGCGCGACCACCATGCCGTCGGGTCCGAGACGGCGCGCCACCTGGGCGTAGAACTCCTCCGCGAACAGCCCGATCGCAGGGCCTTCGGGGTCGGTGGAGTCGATCAGCACCACATCGAACTGGTCGGTGGTCTCGCGCACGTACGCGATCCCGTCGCCGATCACGAGCGCAGTGCGGGGATCCTCGAAGGCGCGGCCGCAGATCGCCGGGAGGTACTCCCGACCTGCCCGGATCACTGCTTCATCGATCTCGACCATCGTGACCCGCTCGACCGGGTGCTTGAGGACTTCCTCGAGCAGCCCGCCATCGCCCCCGCCAATAATGAGGACGTGCCGGGGGGCCGGATGCGTGCACAGAGCCGGGTGGGCCAGCATCTCGTGGTATACGAATTCGTCACCCTCGGTCGTTTGCACGGCGCCATCGAGGACGAGCATCCGGCCGAACAGCGGGCTTTCGTAGACCTCGAGGTACTGGAACGGCGTGCGTTCCTCGTGGATCCTCCGGGTGACCCGGAACGCGGCGGTGACGTCCACCGCGCCCTGATCGACGATCCACGCCCCTTTCATCGGGGGAGGCCGGTCGAGGTCGGCCAGAACAGCGCCACCGCGACCGCGCATCCGGCCCGTTCCACCGTGTGCTCTGCCACGGTCGTGATCAGCTCGTCCAACACGAGTCCGCGAATGCGAAACCCCTCTTCGAGCATGCGGCGCACGGCCCCGTCCACGTCTGCGCCGGAGGTGTGCGCCGTGTGCTCCATGATCACCCCGTACCGTTCGCGAGAGATCCCGACACCGATTGCAGCGGCGATGCGATCCCCGGCCCGGGAGCTCGCGATGCGCGCGTACACTGCGGGGAGGAGCAGCCCTGGGGGATACCGGGGCAGATCGATGACCCGTGCGCCGGGGGGCATGATGCTTGTGACGCGGATGAAGTTGATGTCGGCGACGCCGGCGTCCTGGAGCGCCCGGTCGAACGCATTGAGTTCCGTGGTGCCCTCGCCGTGTCCGGCGACGAGTGAGACGGCTTTCGGGGACTGCCACATGCGGCTAGATATTCCACCAGGTGGGGAGAAGACCTTGTGCCCGCGGCCCGTGCCGTAGTCCCGCGTTGGGAGGGGATAGCCCCCGGCCCGGTCGAACACCATCGGTTACGGTGGGCGCGGGCGGTCCAGGGAGTGGTGGGGTGACGGCCGGAGCTGACGACGCGCTGCTCACGGTCGAGCGCGTCTCGCTGGAATTTGGCGGCCTCGCGGTCCTCCACGACGTTTCCCTCGAGATCCGGCCCCGCGAGCGGCTCGCCGTGATCGGGCCCAACGGAGCCGGGAAAACCAGCCTGCTCAACTGCATCAACGGCTTCTATCATCCCAGCGCCGGCGGGATCGTGTACCGAGACCACGACATCACCCGCGCGGCCCCGCACGAGATCGCTCGGCTCGGTGTCGGCCGCACGTTCCAAAACATCGAGCTCTTCACGGGCGCGACCGTGCTCGACAACCTGCTCTTGGCCCGTCACCGCCACATCCGGTACGGCGTGCTCGCCGCCGCGCTGTACTACGGGCGCGCGCAGGCCGAGGAGACCGTCCATCGGGCCCGGGTCGAGGAGGTCATCGACTTTCTCGAGCTCGAGCCGATCCGCCACGCGATCGTCGGCGGATTGCCCTACGGCCAGCGCAAGCGCGTCGAACTGGGACGGGCGCTCGCGACCGATCCGGAACTCCTCCTGCTCGACGAGCCGATGGCCGGGATGACGATTCAAGAGAAACAGGACATGGTCCGGTTCGTCGTCGACGCGAACGAGGCGCTCGGCATCACGATCCTGCTGATCGAGCACGATATGGGCGTCGTCATGGACGTGGCCCACCGGGTCTGTGTCCTGGACTTCGGCGATGTGATCGGTGAAGGGACGCCGGACGCCATCCGGTCGAACGCCCGGGTGGTGCGGGCGTACTTGGGCGAGGAGGTCGTCCGGTGACGCCCGCGATGGGCGATTCGTTGGGGCTGACGCTTCCCCAACTCCTGGCCGCCCGCGCGGCGGGACCGGAGGGTGGACGCATCGCGCTCCGCTACAAGGATCGAGGCATCTGGCAGGAGTTCACGTGGCAGGACTACCAGGCGCAGGCCCGCGCGTTTGGGTTGGGGCTCGTGGCGCTGGGCCTCGCGCCGGGCGAGAAGGTCGCGATCCTGAGCGAGAACCGGCCAGAGTGGCTGGTGGCCGAGGTCGGGACGTGCGCCGTCGGAGGGATCGCGGTGGGCGTGTACCAGGACGCCATCGCCCGGGAGATCGGGTACGTCGTCGATCACGCCGATGCGACCTATGTCGTCGCCGAGGACCAGGAGCAACTGGACAAGATCCTGGACGTCCGAGCCGCGCTCCCGAAGGTGCGGAAGATCATTACGGTGGATCCCAAGGGGATGCACCGCGTGCACGATCGCGACGTCATGCGGTTCCCCGACGTGGTCGACCTGGGCCGGCGGTATGACCGCGATCATCCTGGCGTGTTCGAGGAATGCCTCCAGAGCGGCAAGCCGGAGGACATCGCCAACATCGTGTACACCTCCGGCACGACGGGGGCCCCAAAGGGGGCGATGCTCACCCACCGGAGCCTGATCAACATGGCGGTCACCTTTGCCGCCGTGGATCCGGTGCGTCCGAGCGACCAGCTGTTTTCGTACCTCCCCCTGCCGTGGATCGGGGAGCTCGCCATGGCCGTCGCCACAGCGCTCGCGTTCGGGGTGACCGTGAACTTTCCGGAGGAGGTCGAGACGACGCGCAGCGACGGCCGGGAGATCGGGGCCCACGTCCTCTTCGCACCGCCCCGGCTCTGGGAGGCGCTGACCAGCCAGGTCCAGGTCAAGATCATGGACACCACCCCGTTCAAGCGGGCCGCCTACCGCCTGGCGTTGCGGTGGGGGTATCGGGTCGCCGACAAGCGCCTGCGGCGAGAGCGGTTGACCATCATCGACCGCTGCCTGTACTCGCTCGGGTATCTGCTGGCGTTTCGGGCGGTCCTGGACGACATGGCGATGCTGCGCATCCGCCACGCGTACACCGGCGGCGCGGCGCTGGGGCCGGACACGTTCCGGTTCCTCCGCGCCCTCGGGCTCAACATCAAGCAGCTGTACGGGCAGACCGAGATCGCCGGATACAGTTGCGTGCACCGGGACGACGATGTCCGGTTCGAGACGGTCGGCCGTCCCACGCCGGGGGTGGAGGTCCGCATCTCGCCCGAGGGCGAGATCCTCGAGCGCAGCGACAGTGTATTTCTCGGCTACTATAAGGACCCCCACGCCACGCGTGAGGCGCTGGCGGACGGATGGCTGCACACCGGGGACGCCGGATACTTGACCGAAGACGGGCACGTGGTGGTGATCGACCGCCTGGCCGATGTGATGCGCCTGGCCGACGGGACGTTGTTCTCTCCGCAGTTCATCGAGAACAAGTTGAAATTCAGCCCGTTCGTTCGCGAGGCGGTCGTGGTCGGTCACGGCCGCCCGTTTGTCACCGCCATCCTGAACATCGACCTGGCGGTCGTGGGCAAGTGGGCCGAGGACCGGCAGATCGCCCACACCACCTACACCGACCTCTCCCAGAAGCCCGAGGTCTACACGCTGATTGCCGATGAGGCGCGCCGCGCGAACGAGACGCTGCCCAGCGCCGCCCGGATCCGGCGATTCGTCCTTCTCTATAAGGAATTGGATGCCGACGATGGCGAGCTGACCCGCACGCGCAAGGTCCGGCGCCGCGTGATCGCCGAGCGCTACGCCGATCTCATCGAGGCGCTGTACGGAGGCCGCCCCGACCGCGTCTCCGTGCGGGCGACGATCACCTACCAGGACGGGACGACGGCGGTGGTGGAAACTGCGGTGCGCGTGGTGGAGGTGCCTGTGTCGTGACGATCCTCCTACAGCTTGTCGTCACCGGGGTTGTGGTGGGCATGGTGTACGCTTTGGCGGCGCTCGGGTTCGTGCTGATCTACAAGGCCAGCCGCGTGATCAACTTCGCGCAGGGGTACTTCCTCGCGCTCGGCGCGTTCGGGGCCCTGGCGATCGCGCAGCTCACCCATCTTCCATTCATCCTCGCCGTGATCGCGAGCATCGCCGCGAGCGCGCTCCTCGGCCTGCTCGTTGAGCGAATCCTGCTGCGGCCGATGATCGGGGAGCCGGTGATTGCGGTGATCATGGTCACGATCGGCCTGGCCGCCGTGCTCCGCGGCGGGATCGTGCTGGTGTGGGGCGCCGGGAACTTCGGGTTCCCGCAGGTGCTTCCCGAGGCGCCGCTGACGCTGGGTCCGCTGATCGTGTCCCCCGTGCACCTCGGCGCGCTTGGTATCTCACTCGCATTCCTGGCGGTG from bacterium includes the following:
- a CDS encoding arginine decarboxylase, pyruvoyl-dependent is translated as MWQSPKAVSLVAGHGEGTTELNAFDRALQDAGVADINFIRVTSIMPPGARVIDLPRYPPGLLLPAVYARIASSRAGDRIAAAIGVGISRERYGVIMEHTAHTSGADVDGAVRRMLEEGFRIRGLVLDELITTVAEHTVERAGCAVAVALFWPTSTGLPR
- a CDS encoding DUF5666 domain-containing protein, with amino-acid sequence MTRSFARRHAALAGLLAVLVTGPLVTAASVAGTPAPLSKGWGWMLAAGTVSGVDPNARTATLAIAGQGRLETSEGGGNWRRQLVTGSQLVHLLPETVIADGGDEPATLAAIHPGAPASVWGVVKPDASVLGLKVLMTPPVPRQSPAFSLTTSRPGGVSGAVLRSSGGMLELVSAQGARRSVIVTGATTVRKASGIVTAAMIAPYDVVRVDGAVNADGSVAATRIEVELEAAAAAKVSGPLDQVFQELEGLVVGGVLVPIPTGCYFIKGSGPGAFKQLTPGQPVTVYGVPISAGTAFVGLRARVIVWR
- the speE gene encoding polyamine aminopropyltransferase, yielding MRGRGGAVLADLDRPPPMKGAWIVDQGAVDVTAAFRVTRRIHEERTPFQYLEVYESPLFGRMLVLDGAVQTTEGDEFVYHEMLAHPALCTHPAPRHVLIIGGGDGGLLEEVLKHPVERVTMVEIDEAVIRAGREYLPAICGRAFEDPRTALVIGDGIAYVRETTDQFDVVLIDSTDPEGPAIGLFAEEFYAQVARRLGPDGMVVAQSGSAVYQQELVRMVRRHLRPSFPVIRTCVATVMAYPGVLWSFTIGSLAPDPARVRDVDIARRVAGFALKYYTPSRHHAAFDLPPYLRGDIEAE
- a CDS encoding MazG nucleotide pyrophosphohydrolase domain-containing protein; this translates as MEIRVLQRQIEATFGTRDRSRGADGTFRRLVEEVGEVAKALRAADRSALTLELADVVAWTLSVAALHGIDLDGALERFSRGCPRCGASPCRCPADPGVL
- a CDS encoding ABC transporter ATP-binding protein — encoded protein: MTAGADDALLTVERVSLEFGGLAVLHDVSLEIRPRERLAVIGPNGAGKTSLLNCINGFYHPSAGGIVYRDHDITRAAPHEIARLGVGRTFQNIELFTGATVLDNLLLARHRHIRYGVLAAALYYGRAQAEETVHRARVEEVIDFLELEPIRHAIVGGLPYGQRKRVELGRALATDPELLLLDEPMAGMTIQEKQDMVRFVVDANEALGITILLIEHDMGVVMDVAHRVCVLDFGDVIGEGTPDAIRSNARVVRAYLGEEVVR
- the speB gene encoding agmatinase, whose amino-acid sequence is MTFLASRAPGEVPGPAPTLIGVPYDATSSFRRGSRWGPTAIRWASESIETYSPLIDRDLEHLPFVDGGDLQLETLDPAAMVRAIRRHLGPGLPFLLGGEHTITLGAVQALIARHHDLVVIQWDAHTDLRDAYQGHPIGHATVMRRILDEGCPLVQLGIRAGTREEFALARSRSLHVSRGVSLPDPLLATLRSRPLYLSVDIDVLDPSVAPGTGNPEPDGAVYPELFAALRSLSGHHIVGMDIVEVAPPWDPGGRTPVIAASLVRDMLLLFAPRDS
- a CDS encoding sigma-E factor regulatory protein RseB domain-containing protein, which gives rise to MILARMSRALAISAVLVLVAAEVNFAAPPGPPALAPARILQLALDAPRLVDYEGTKVVTALRGGRMETITVAESHKRPDSIRLEYLSPEDLAGRLIVDNGAVTWHYEPRLNMAFEGPTLEGGVLSRDLTMLLRNYRVTALGVEDVIGRQAYVIALDPVKSGVRRQLWVDRATGTVLRSEERDPSRGVILSTYFSRISFSLNQPEAYFQFRMPAGARLFKMFATEAGSTSPAALQARVRFPVLIPPVLPEGYTFRGGALSRFGSLESVYLRYSNGGNLISFFEAPAGSIGWPSAGQRTTVEGRPARLVDLGYFRVLIWEQRGLRVTAVGTAPTETLLTVAGHIAAGREQALVHDVSTRIQSDPTTVSKLRGEGLTFPEVARTIVLSQRLGTDLPTTVRFVRGSMTATDLAGKLGMRPETLQKTVEQAAGELKGIPALKPPR
- a CDS encoding branched-chain amino acid ABC transporter permease, with protein sequence MTILLQLVVTGVVVGMVYALAALGFVLIYKASRVINFAQGYFLALGAFGALAIAQLTHLPFILAVIASIAASALLGLLVERILLRPMIGEPVIAVIMVTIGLAAVLRGGIVLVWGAGNFGFPQVLPEAPLTLGPLIVSPVHLGALGISLAFLAVFAFFFRNTTLGVAMRAVADDQQAAQSLGVSVRRIFAVSWAIAAGVAAVAGVVVSSLNGLNADALSFIGLKVFPAVILGGLDSVPGAVVGGVAIGVLENLAGGYLDPLVGGGTKEVAPFVVLVLVLMLRPYGLFGTVEIERV
- a CDS encoding AMP-binding protein, whose product is MTPAMGDSLGLTLPQLLAARAAGPEGGRIALRYKDRGIWQEFTWQDYQAQARAFGLGLVALGLAPGEKVAILSENRPEWLVAEVGTCAVGGIAVGVYQDAIAREIGYVVDHADATYVVAEDQEQLDKILDVRAALPKVRKIITVDPKGMHRVHDRDVMRFPDVVDLGRRYDRDHPGVFEECLQSGKPEDIANIVYTSGTTGAPKGAMLTHRSLINMAVTFAAVDPVRPSDQLFSYLPLPWIGELAMAVATALAFGVTVNFPEEVETTRSDGREIGAHVLFAPPRLWEALTSQVQVKIMDTTPFKRAAYRLALRWGYRVADKRLRRERLTIIDRCLYSLGYLLAFRAVLDDMAMLRIRHAYTGGAALGPDTFRFLRALGLNIKQLYGQTEIAGYSCVHRDDDVRFETVGRPTPGVEVRISPEGEILERSDSVFLGYYKDPHATREALADGWLHTGDAGYLTEDGHVVVIDRLADVMRLADGTLFSPQFIENKLKFSPFVREAVVVGHGRPFVTAILNIDLAVVGKWAEDRQIAHTTYTDLSQKPEVYTLIADEARRANETLPSAARIRRFVLLYKELDADDGELTRTRKVRRRVIAERYADLIEALYGGRPDRVSVRATITYQDGTTAVVETAVRVVEVPVS